The region AGTTGACTGAGCTGAGCGATAGGGCTAGATTATGGTGCAGGGCTGTAGCAATCCAACAGGCACCATCTTCCACATGCACTACATATGTTCAGTGACAAGAACATCAACTCATGACACAAGTTTGTCAAATAGTTAGGCTTTTTCCTGTTTGCTTGAttagaaagaaaacacagatttgtAAACTGTCAAAGCTAAGCAATGAAATTccacacaaaatacacatttgttATCATGTCCATGTACATGCATGCACTGGTGTGTATTTTATCAGAAAATATCTACTACTGTACAGCACTGTGTTAAAGGTATcctgcgtttgtgtgtgtgttgtcagtgCAGGTAAACTGTCCAGAGGTGTTCTGCTGTACGAACCATCTGGCTTCAATACACAGCAGCCTGAAGTTAATTAGAGGAAGTATTCTGCTTCTCCTGTAATGAAAACGATTCCTTCAATCATGTCCTGCACAGTCTATTTAAATACGGAAACCTCTGGTGGAGTTCTATCCAAAAAGTCACATTCCTGTGGAAGTTATTGTGCAGGCGCACGTTACAGCGGTGCCATAAAATACACTTGAATTCTCATGGGGGGACCTGAAAGAGAGACTCCTAGTGGACGCTGAGTAGAGTAACACATAGAGTAACTATAAAGTAATACAAAAGCAAAAGTTGACTTATTTGTAAAACGTGGGCTATGTAACAATCTTGATTTAAAATATACGCAATGGCACGTTGCTTGTCCTTTTTTACGCGCAGCCTGACTTCCTCATTCACCTGATCAttcataaaatcaaataaatggaaataataataattataaaaaactgtcaaaacgaTGCAGATTACAACAAGTTACTCACATGCCAAGCTGCAGCTCCAAAGATGACCCGGTGTGCATGGTGCTGAATAATAtcacacacaaaatacaaatatgTGGGAACATAATTTCAGCCAGTTACACGCACGGAGAGAAGTTTTCAGTCGGCGCAGCCTCTGTTCCCGTCAAACGATGAGCATCCTGACATTTATGCAAGTCCGCCTATAGGCACGACTCCAAAGCTGGCGTTTATCATTGATATATTCCTGATTTCCCCGATCACTGGAGAAGCAGAGGCACGACTTGTCTCATGTCAACAGCAGCCTTTGAATGGCTGCGAGTAAACGCACCACCCACACTCACTGTGGGGCCATCTCCCCAAAGCCCCTGAGACACTCACATGTGCAGGAATTATTAGTAACACACAGTCATGCTTTATTTAACCTCTATAATAAATTATGCTACATGTTGGGATGtataaagaaaacataaaaaactagaaaagcactcggagagcgcatacctccgccatcccgtttgtctgtctgtccatctgtgtgtgtgtgtgtgtgtgtgtgtgtgtctgtctgtctgtctgtctgtctgtctgtctgtctgttaacagcataactcaaaaagtcatggacggattttcaccaaatttttacaggatgtccggaagagcacgagtaagaatcgattagattttggccatctctcaattgtccttcgaccttcaaaaaattcctggatccagacggtgattcggatcacctccaaaatctaatcgattcttactcgtgctcttccggacatcctgtaaaaatttggtgaaaatccgtccatgactttttgagttatgctgttaacagacagacagacacacacacagacggacagacagacaaacaaactccggtgattacataacctcctggcggaggtaacaaaCAAACTCctgtgattacataacctcctggcggaggtaataaaaaaaaaaaacctcaaaattTTCAACAAAGGTATTGTTGGGCCTTTGAAAAATTCTAGACCCTTTGTGgctaaaataagagtgaattaatttgaatttcagttctttttctgttcatttatattgtttcaattcaaaacatattttatttcaagGCACACAGTAATGTAAGGAACTTGCAAAATTATAGAGAAGAATCCAAAAAGTTCGAAGTTTCCTTCTAAGCAAAGTCTTAGGCAGCACtggcaagaaaaacaacaacaaaaaactttaaCAGCAAGTtcatttttacacagaaatgagtcaaaaagctttgcagacaaaaaaaaatacaaaaaacaaaacattgatcAAATTTTATTACTTCAATGGAAAAACAATAAAGATACGGTACAGACAGGTTGATCAGAAAAACGCCATTCTCAGAGAAACATTGCAGCAATGTTGTTTAATAAGTGGTAAAGAAAATGAACAGCTGAGATGGCAGAGATAAACTATATCAATGTTGGGGAAACCCTGCCTTCAGTTAATTAACTTCTTCTTCCGTCCAGCAGGTGGCGGAAATAGATCACCAACTCCACAAAACTTTCCGGAGCTCACTGCACATGCGCAACACGaacaggaagaagagaggagctTCCTCTCTCAGATCAACAGAAGGAGATGCTTGACAGCTTCAACGTTTGTAATACTCACATGTAACTCTACATTTCGGAGCAAATTTAGAAGTTTAATTTCGTTTAGTATCTGAAAAAGACATTGTTTGAAGAGAGATCTGTATTTGGGAACTAACCAGACGGTAAGAAACCTATGCTAACGCGCTAGCTTGAATTTGCGCTGAGCTTTGGGGTTATTTGCCACTTTTTTCAGCTGTCCAACCAAAACCACACTAAAGCTTTAGACTCCAACACGTTTCTTTTAGTTGTTACTGGTTGTTAGTTTCAGAAAGTTTTATATAACTACTGTATTAGCTTTCAGATATCAGCCAGTTATCCATATCATCGTTGATGTTAGCATTATGTTAGCATTAATGAAACTGGTTCTGTCTTGGGAACAGCAGTTGTTAAATGCTACAATCAATATTACTTGCTAGCCGGTGAATAGTCTCCCTTTGTGTCCCTTTATGAAATCAGAAGACAGTGTTTTCATCATATGATGTTGTCACGAGTATTTTTCGGTCTCCAAGCCCTCCCTACCCCACTATTTCAGTATCAGGATCTTCAACAGGAGAGTATTGTTTTGTGATAAATATGCAGTGGCGGAAATAGAATAAGGTGTGCCAGTAAAAATGCAGAGAGTAGCAAGTTCAACAAGGCTGAAAGTGAAACTATTTTTACTTCAATGATTTCTCATTTACTTCTGTAAACAAATTGTTTCATACAGCAAAATGAACGGAGCAGCATTTCCCTCCCCTACGGCTGAGATGGCGGAGATCAACCGTATCCAGTATGAGCTGGACTATACTGAAGGAATCAGCCAGAGGATGCGCATCCCAGAAATGCTCAAAGTGGCTCCTCAAGCCCATGATGACCCCAATGTTGGATCGCAGGAGGTCCCCCATAGTGTCATAATGCAAGTCCCAGAGAGAATTGTGGTTGCAGGTTGGTATGGTCCAGCGATATTAGAAAGGAGTGTTCTAAAATGTCTGACTTGTTAATCCCAAACTTCACAGATGGTGAAAAGCAACAGCTTTGTTTGGAGAGGGACATGCAGCATGCTAGCTGCATATACCCATGACTGTGTGTTAAAAGCTGAGGGACACAAACATCACTGAATATGACAATTATCATGACATAGCCAAATATACGTGTGGCACACACAGCACACCATCTTATTCAATGTCTGTATTCCACTTAGGAAATAgtattttgttagtttttagaGGGAATGATACTATGTTTCTTGCTTTGGCGCTTAGAGCCTGTCAAATTGTGAAACTGCATACTGTAAAACATTGTGTAAATCTAGGGGCTGTTTTTTCTGTACTGTTCAAAGTCCTTTATAACAGATGGACTCTGCACCTCCTCAATGTCTGTCAGCTGACCATAGTCTAACTATTATGTGGCATTGTCGCAGCCATTGATAGAAAATTGatatgtttttatctgtgtctGTCCTGCCCCCAGCGGCTGCTTCACTGCCAGCACTGATATAATGTCAGCTGTTTCAAattgaaaatttatcaaaatgtgtAATCACACAGACATGCTAGTTGTGACAAGCAAGTTAGATAATGATGTCTATCAGGTATTACATGTATTGTGATACATGTAATACCTGATAGACATCATTATCTAACTTTTGTTCATCATAACACATTATTGTAAAAATAGATCAAAGTCTTACACTAAACTTAAATTCCAATCTTTATTTGCCAGGTGAAAGCAATGATACCCAGTTCTCCAGACCCAGAGACTTGGACCTTATCCAGTCAACACCACTAGAAGCCCTGTCGCTCAAAACTCCACCCCGAGTCCTTACCCTTAATGAGCGGCCCCTGGACTTCCTGGAAGAGGAGCAACGGGCAGCACCAGACAGTGAGGAGATGGTAAGTGAATAAGCAATAAAGCAataaattgtttatttattgtagaAAAAAGTCCAGTTGTTGAATTAACAATGTCCTTACAGTAAACCAAAACCTGAATAAAtcatttgttgttatttcttGCAGTTGCGGTCCCAAGGACGTTCACGGCGGGAACGCTCCGCAAGTGAGAATGCAGCTGGTCGTCAGTCAGCAACAATCAACAATCAGCTGATGCGCAATGATTCTGCGTGAGTATTGGTCTAGATACTGCTTGATATCAACTCCAGCTTTTATTTGCATGTTGCAGACTGCATCCTTCTGTTGGGTTTTATGCTTTCTTTTGTCCCTTTGTCATTGACATACAGTAGCTGGCTGTCTGTTGCCACCAGCGCAACAAGCTGTTGCGTTACTGCGTACCTTTTGCTGCTTTCATTGTTAATGCAGaatgtagttgtttttgttattgacACTAATCCATTAACGTCATGATGTTAAATATTTGAGACACACTCGTAAGATGTGTAACAGCTTCAGAATTAGTAGAAGCAAACTAgcaatattgctttttaatgtagaaacacactggaAGACCATATTTGCTTGTCAacaacacagctgaacacaaagcaaaacatggcagaaaaccatccatccatcctctatacaccgctccatcctcattagggtcgcggggggtgctggagcctatcccagctgactcgggcgaaggcaggggacacccaggacaggtcgccagtctgtcacagggctacatacacagacgaacaatcacactcgcattcacacctacggacaatttagagtactcaatgaacctcagcacgtttttggactgtgggaggaagccggagtgcccggagaaaacccacgcatgctcagggagaacatgcaaactccatgcagaaagatcccaggcccagaccgggattcgaaccagggatcttcttgctgcaaggcgaaagtgctaatcactactccactgagcagcccggCAGAAAACCAATGAAAGAAAATTTATGACACTGGACATACATTTTTAACACAATGCTATTTAAGTTTTAAGTACATCTGATttagtttgattgattgaaaagCCTGGTTTACACTGCATATGCTCTGCAGTTTTATTATATAGGTTTAAAATTCTAGAGACTGGAAAAATTTGGCTCATGGTGCTTAAACATATTATATAAACATGGGGCCAAAAAGGACATTTTACCTTGTAGATCTACTGATCACTTTCTGTTCTGCAGCTACATATGAATTCCTGTGCTATTGATGAAGTCGCTGCTTCTTGTGTGGCTTGAATGGTGGCCATTCTTGAATAATTAAAGTTAGAGTAATCTTAttgtgcatttctgttttttgttggcCGTATTTTACTCACTGCTCCGTTAGTAGCTGCTAGATTCAGTCTTTGGCTgtcactttgattttttttcacttggtTGAGGACAGTTTCTTTTCCTTATTTCTCTCCCtatccttcctcttcctcctctcctatcctcttttgtctttttcttccctttcccTCTGCTTTTAATGGTGGGTACTGAGCAGTGCGGCCCCGTCCCCCTCAGCCATTGTTCACCCATGTCCCCCTCTCACCGTGGCTGAAGAACACAACCTGTACAGCGCTAGTGGTGTTCTATCTTTCATCCAGTCCACTACGCGTCGGGCCTACCAGCAGGTCCTGGAGGTCTTGGATGAAAACCCTCGCAGGTGACCTCCCGATCATCAACAAAAGATCTAACTGATGTTGGTCAGTCAGAGAAATACAGACTGCATCTGATATCTTCCTGAAATACGATACTGAATTAAATTTAGTTTCCGCTCTTAAGCACCATGTGCTTAGGACAGGGGAGGGGTGCATATCAGGTGTGTCATCCCAAACATTATATGACCATTTTCTAACAGACTTTTTCTAACTTCCATTAACAGTATTAATAGGCATGTAttaatcacacaaaacaaagaaacgtTTTTTATGCACCTTGCTAATATGTGGCTTTGGTTCAGTTCAGGTCCCTACTGCTACACATATTCCACACACATAATAGCTAATGCAGGAGTGAACTgccacagattttatttttgtagtgGAAATGGGTAATTTTTGAGTTTTAGGAGGATGTGGcacttcagttttttgtttcactttggaAGAGAATGAATTTCCTTAAGGAAATGGAAAAACTAAGGAAGACAACAAAAGGTGTAGTTCTACTTGAAATTCAAAAGTTCACATTTGGTCAAAGATCGTAAGTTAAaagcaaaaccaccaaaaaataAAGGGCACATGTGCAGAGCATATGAGTTTATTAATGGACAAAAAGAAGCTGTAAATGCTTTCGTACAAATCTCAACTTACACCTTCCTTAGGGTTTTGTAACAGTTTGAACTTTTGACTGTTTGCCTTCCTGAGGAAGGCATGAAgttaaagcagaaagaaaaatcttCTCAATTTTAATCACATTAAATCACAGTCACAACAAAACCTTTGGAATAATGACATTTGTtaaaagaacaatgaaaaataaactaatttaaGAGGACTTGTGAAATCAGACATCGTAAAGGTAAAGAAAGATTAGCCTGTTGGAAAATACAAAAAGTGCATGTTTGCGAAGGACATGCAAATTGTGTGCATGGATGCAACACTGTTTCTCTatatctctttttttccttttcccaaCTCTGCCTTTCCCCACCTCTTCAGCAAACCATCACTGCGAGGGGGGTCGGCTTCAAGCTCCAACCCCCTGCATGATTCCAGGTAACTTCACCTGGCacttctctctgttcctctttcCTTGTCCTCATCCTTTCCTGccttgtgttttcattccagGTCAAAAATAAGGTTAAGTCCTGTCAGAAAAATTCTCTATGAAAACAATGTTGCTATGAAGTTCTGCAGTATATTCTAACTGTGCTGTGTAAATGTTGCACTCTGTTGTGAATGGTTGAATTATGCATTCATTAAAGCAGCTGCTCTGTTTTCAAGGCTTGCTTTGTCAACATATGAAGCCTCTCTGGACGGGACAACGGATGACATGACTGTGGTGGATGCAACAACACTTAGACGTCAGGTTAGTTCCTAATACATTATCTCAATCTTGTCATGCAAGAGAGAGTCGTGGAACCCTtgtgacaaagaaaacatttcttgATTCATCAACAGCTCATCAAGTTGAACCGGAGACTCCAACATTTGGAAGAAGAGAACAAGGAGCGAGCGAAACGAGAGTTGATCCTGTACTCTGTCACTGTGGCTTTCTGGCTGGTCAACACCTGGGTGTGGTTGCGACGTTAGTTTGTAATTCAGCCGTCAGCATGACATAACAACGTATTATCCCTTATTCTATGTGTCAAATGTTTAGCTTACTCGCTGCACTCAGCCCCTTCATCAGGAGACCTTGGCATCTGCAAGGCCTGTTGCACACAGGGCgaatattttgattttgtttatttaatacatgtacagttttattttttttactcttatTTCACCCTACtccattttctcatgttttgttttcgtTTCAAATCTTGCCCACTGCTGTGTATGAcatgttgtaaatatttgttcATGCCACTCAGGATCGTTAGAAGTAACTCATCCAGAGATACAGTATAGCGTAGTTCAccaaaacaggaagtagagcTGCAGAGTGGAGACATGCAACTCTGCGATGGTAACATGTTGTATATTTATTGCAGAGAGAGTGATTATGTGAGTTGGACTTGGAAATCTAATACAGTTGAGTAAAACCATACCTATGATGTGTTGTCCTGTATTTTTATGAATGCATAAAAGTATGTAGTGGGATCTCGCTGAAAACTGAATACTCTCACTTTCCTACACAGGCTTCCACTAAAACGCAAGTGTTTGGTTTGTCTAATCTGATATGGATATGAAGATATTCAAAGCTAATCTTAACATTGTCAGGGGAGATTTCATGAACGTAACATTCCATATGAATACTATATTTCATTTCAGCTATTAGAGCCAGGATCTAAATCTTGCATACTGGTCCTTTAACAGAATGAACACATTATTATCACTTTACTGttttgtgaagaagaaacatcTCACACATTTACCAAATGCTTTATGAATTCAagccttttatttgtttttaaactggatatatttttaatcatatCTGCTTAATGCTGATATCAAAGTTTTTACACAGGAATGTTATCAGataggttgatgctacaggtacggacccgtacctgtagcatctgtactagaggtacggacccgttaagataactgaagagctggcgccggttaactactatttccTGCACAtacgggtccatatctgtagacactacctatcaGATATGTTATTAGCGgactaagtttttttttttctgaacactAACTACATAAAGGTACGATTTATTGTTACCACAGAAGAATGACAACCATACAACACAAGGACTATGAAATTCTTTAACACATATGTTAAACAATTTCTTGTTACTATTTTGACAGACTACATGTTTTTTCAATTAAAGCTTTACATTTTTTGGTTGCATTACATTCGGTTTTatttgaagctgctgctgttaagGCAGGGCTTATCTAGTTAAAAATGCTCTCAAATTTGAAAGCATTAGTCGAGCTCTTCAATCAGGCATCGTGGTGGAAATGaggtttgctttgttttggatttttcatGGAGGGTAATGGCATCGTCCTCATCTTCTGGATACACCAGCGACGTATTGCAAGAGACACCAGTTGATTTGTTGCAGCCACTCATTAGGAACAAAGACTTGTTATCTGAACCGAAGGTGGACATGCTGTTACTCTCAACACCCACTGGTTCTTCGTCATCGCTGCCTCCTGATATTACTTCTATTTTTGGTTTGAACACTTGCTGAGAGGAGAAAATTCCGGGAAAATCCTCTGTTTTCACATCCTCCAAGTCAGGCAGGTCATCAATACATAGCTCACGACTTTGGAGTTGAATGGTTTCCAGCTGCTCTGTGTCCTCCAGCTCTGTGACCAGTGGTCCAGGGACATGTAGGACCTCGTCTGCTTTAGGAGGAGTTGCCCTGACCAGAGGAGGCTGTTTGTTCTCCCACTGCTCTCTCACTGTGTCATTTCTCTTGAACTGGATTCCACGTGACTGGTCTTGTTGCTTATCATCTTCTACTTTCTCTGTCTCTA is a window of Acanthochromis polyacanthus isolate Apoly-LR-REF ecotype Palm Island chromosome 13, KAUST_Apoly_ChrSc, whole genome shotgun sequence DNA encoding:
- the mffa gene encoding mitochondrial fission factor homolog B isoform X2, with amino-acid sequence MNGAAFPSPTAEMAEINRIQYELDYTEGISQRMRIPEMLKVAPQAHDDPNVGSQEVPHSVIMQVPERIVVAGESNDTQFSRPRDLDLIQSTPLEALSLKTPPRVLTLNERPLDFLEEEQRAAPDSEEMLRSQGRSRRERSASENAAGRQSATINNQLMRNDSAKPSLRGGSASSSNPLHDSRLALSTYEASLDGTTDDMTVVDATTLRRQLIKLNRRLQHLEEENKERAKRELILYSVTVAFWLVNTWVWLRR
- the mffa gene encoding mitochondrial fission factor homolog B isoform X1, with the translated sequence MNGAAFPSPTAEMAEINRIQYELDYTEGISQRMRIPEMLKVAPQAHDDPNVGSQEVPHSVIMQVPERIVVAGESNDTQFSRPRDLDLIQSTPLEALSLKTPPRVLTLNERPLDFLEEEQRAAPDSEEMLRSQGRSRRERSASENAAGRQSATINNQLMRNDSAAAPSPSAIVHPCPPLTVAEEHNLYSASGVLSFIQSTTRRAYQQVLEVLDENPRSKPSLRGGSASSSNPLHDSRLALSTYEASLDGTTDDMTVVDATTLRRQLIKLNRRLQHLEEENKERAKRELILYSVTVAFWLVNTWVWLRR
- the mffa gene encoding mitochondrial fission factor homolog B isoform X3, which translates into the protein MNGAAFPSPTAEMAEINRIQYELDYTEGISQRMRIPEMLKVAPQAHDDPNVGSQEVPHSVIMQVPERIVVAGESNDTQFSRPRDLDLIQSTPLEALSLKTPPRVLTLNERPLDFLEEEQRAAPDSEEMLRSQGRSRRERSASENAAGRQSATINNQLMRNDSALALSTYEASLDGTTDDMTVVDATTLRRQLIKLNRRLQHLEEENKERAKRELILYSVTVAFWLVNTWVWLRR